In Rosa chinensis cultivar Old Blush chromosome 1, RchiOBHm-V2, whole genome shotgun sequence, a genomic segment contains:
- the LOC112180991 gene encoding uncharacterized protein LOC112180991 isoform X2: MVAGHLYVEVLLFAVIVFLFSQKSYKPPKKPLTEKEIDDLCEEWVPEPLIPPITEDMQYEPPVLESAAGPHTIVNGKESTPLLTSPPSEGSLTDILVRKPSSSSAPSIVDPKVLLELFSMYREWQEENVKKLSQKQEEIENKIEIADALSVKLKQRFNYSVTAMKTFSQHLCGVHALQVEIGELKGRLTEVISNCDAVCKRISAEGPESLRSSVKPLVICTAHQEHQS; encoded by the exons ATGGTGGCAG GACATCTTTATGTAGAAGTACTTCTTTTTGCAGTCATTGTTTTTCTATTCTCCCAGAAAAGTTACAAGCCCCCTAAGAAGCCTTTAACAGAGAag GAAATAGATGATCTATGTGAGGAATGGGTTCCTGAACCTCTCATTCCTCCTATCACAGAAGATATGCAGTATGAACCCCCAGTGTTGGAAAG TGCTGCAGGGCCACATACAATAGTCAATGGCAAAGAA TCGACGCCATTACTGACTTCACCCCCAAGTGAGGGTAGCTTGACTGACATTTTAGTGAGGAAACCTTCGTCTTCTTCAGCTCCCA GTATTGTGGATCCAAAAGTGTTACTGGAACTCTTCTCGATGTACCGTGAGTGGCAGGAGGAGAATGTCAAAAAGCTGAGCCAAAAACAG GAAGAGATAGAGAACAAGATAGAAATTGCGGACGCGTTGTCTGTTAAACTTAAGCAACGTTTTAATTATTCAGTGACAGCAATGAAGACATTCTCGCAACATTTATGTGGAg TTCATGCACTGCAGGTAGAGATTGGGGAACTTAAAGGAAGGTTGACGGAGGTTATTAGCAACTGTGATGCAGTGTGCAAGAGAATATCCGCAGAAGGACCAGAGTCTCTTCGGTCATCTGTCAAGCCATTAGTTATCTGCACCGCACACCAAGAACACCAATCTTGA
- the LOC112180991 gene encoding uncharacterized protein LOC112180991 isoform X4, protein MGYGHLYVEVLLFAVIVFLFSQKSYKPPKKPLTEKSTPLLTSPPSEGSLTDILVRKPSSSSAPSIVDPKVLLELFSMYREWQEENVKKLSQKQEEIENKIEIADALSVKLKQRFNYSVTAMKTFSQHLCGVHALQVEIGELKGRLTEVISNCDAVCKRISAEGPESLRSSVKPLVICTAHQEHQS, encoded by the exons ATGGGCTACG GACATCTTTATGTAGAAGTACTTCTTTTTGCAGTCATTGTTTTTCTATTCTCCCAGAAAAGTTACAAGCCCCCTAAGAAGCCTTTAACAGAGAag TCGACGCCATTACTGACTTCACCCCCAAGTGAGGGTAGCTTGACTGACATTTTAGTGAGGAAACCTTCGTCTTCTTCAGCTCCCA GTATTGTGGATCCAAAAGTGTTACTGGAACTCTTCTCGATGTACCGTGAGTGGCAGGAGGAGAATGTCAAAAAGCTGAGCCAAAAACAG GAAGAGATAGAGAACAAGATAGAAATTGCGGACGCGTTGTCTGTTAAACTTAAGCAACGTTTTAATTATTCAGTGACAGCAATGAAGACATTCTCGCAACATTTATGTGGAg TTCATGCACTGCAGGTAGAGATTGGGGAACTTAAAGGAAGGTTGACGGAGGTTATTAGCAACTGTGATGCAGTGTGCAAGAGAATATCCGCAGAAGGACCAGAGTCTCTTCGGTCATCTGTCAAGCCATTAGTTATCTGCACCGCACACCAAGAACACCAATCTTGA
- the LOC112180991 gene encoding uncharacterized protein LOC112180991 isoform X3 — MIYVRNGFLNLSFLLSQKICSMNPQCWKGPHTIVNGKESTPLLTSPPSEGSLTDILVRKPSSSSAPSIVDPKVLLELFSMYREWQEENVKKLSQKQEEIENKIEIADALSVKLKQRFNYSVTAMKTFSQHLCGVHALQVEIGELKGRLTEVISNCDAVCKRISAEGPESLRSSVKPLVICTAHQEHQS, encoded by the exons ATGATCTATGTGAGGAATGGGTTCCTGAACCTCTCATTCCTCCTATCACAGAAGATATGCAGTATGAACCCCCAGTGTTGGAAAG GGCCACATACAATAGTCAATGGCAAAGAA TCGACGCCATTACTGACTTCACCCCCAAGTGAGGGTAGCTTGACTGACATTTTAGTGAGGAAACCTTCGTCTTCTTCAGCTCCCA GTATTGTGGATCCAAAAGTGTTACTGGAACTCTTCTCGATGTACCGTGAGTGGCAGGAGGAGAATGTCAAAAAGCTGAGCCAAAAACAG GAAGAGATAGAGAACAAGATAGAAATTGCGGACGCGTTGTCTGTTAAACTTAAGCAACGTTTTAATTATTCAGTGACAGCAATGAAGACATTCTCGCAACATTTATGTGGAg TTCATGCACTGCAGGTAGAGATTGGGGAACTTAAAGGAAGGTTGACGGAGGTTATTAGCAACTGTGATGCAGTGTGCAAGAGAATATCCGCAGAAGGACCAGAGTCTCTTCGGTCATCTGTCAAGCCATTAGTTATCTGCACCGCACACCAAGAACACCAATCTTGA
- the LOC112180991 gene encoding uncharacterized protein LOC112180991 isoform X1, producing MGYGHLYVEVLLFAVIVFLFSQKSYKPPKKPLTEKEIDDLCEEWVPEPLIPPITEDMQYEPPVLESAAGPHTIVNGKESTPLLTSPPSEGSLTDILVRKPSSSSAPSIVDPKVLLELFSMYREWQEENVKKLSQKQEEIENKIEIADALSVKLKQRFNYSVTAMKTFSQHLCGVHALQVEIGELKGRLTEVISNCDAVCKRISAEGPESLRSSVKPLVICTAHQEHQS from the exons ATGGGCTACG GACATCTTTATGTAGAAGTACTTCTTTTTGCAGTCATTGTTTTTCTATTCTCCCAGAAAAGTTACAAGCCCCCTAAGAAGCCTTTAACAGAGAag GAAATAGATGATCTATGTGAGGAATGGGTTCCTGAACCTCTCATTCCTCCTATCACAGAAGATATGCAGTATGAACCCCCAGTGTTGGAAAG TGCTGCAGGGCCACATACAATAGTCAATGGCAAAGAA TCGACGCCATTACTGACTTCACCCCCAAGTGAGGGTAGCTTGACTGACATTTTAGTGAGGAAACCTTCGTCTTCTTCAGCTCCCA GTATTGTGGATCCAAAAGTGTTACTGGAACTCTTCTCGATGTACCGTGAGTGGCAGGAGGAGAATGTCAAAAAGCTGAGCCAAAAACAG GAAGAGATAGAGAACAAGATAGAAATTGCGGACGCGTTGTCTGTTAAACTTAAGCAACGTTTTAATTATTCAGTGACAGCAATGAAGACATTCTCGCAACATTTATGTGGAg TTCATGCACTGCAGGTAGAGATTGGGGAACTTAAAGGAAGGTTGACGGAGGTTATTAGCAACTGTGATGCAGTGTGCAAGAGAATATCCGCAGAAGGACCAGAGTCTCTTCGGTCATCTGTCAAGCCATTAGTTATCTGCACCGCACACCAAGAACACCAATCTTGA
- the LOC112180991 gene encoding uncharacterized protein LOC112180991 isoform X5 produces the protein MVAGHLYVEVLLFAVIVFLFSQKSYKPPKKPLTEKSTPLLTSPPSEGSLTDILVRKPSSSSAPSIVDPKVLLELFSMYREWQEENVKKLSQKQEEIENKIEIADALSVKLKQRFNYSVTAMKTFSQHLCGVHALQVEIGELKGRLTEVISNCDAVCKRISAEGPESLRSSVKPLVICTAHQEHQS, from the exons ATGGTGGCAG GACATCTTTATGTAGAAGTACTTCTTTTTGCAGTCATTGTTTTTCTATTCTCCCAGAAAAGTTACAAGCCCCCTAAGAAGCCTTTAACAGAGAag TCGACGCCATTACTGACTTCACCCCCAAGTGAGGGTAGCTTGACTGACATTTTAGTGAGGAAACCTTCGTCTTCTTCAGCTCCCA GTATTGTGGATCCAAAAGTGTTACTGGAACTCTTCTCGATGTACCGTGAGTGGCAGGAGGAGAATGTCAAAAAGCTGAGCCAAAAACAG GAAGAGATAGAGAACAAGATAGAAATTGCGGACGCGTTGTCTGTTAAACTTAAGCAACGTTTTAATTATTCAGTGACAGCAATGAAGACATTCTCGCAACATTTATGTGGAg TTCATGCACTGCAGGTAGAGATTGGGGAACTTAAAGGAAGGTTGACGGAGGTTATTAGCAACTGTGATGCAGTGTGCAAGAGAATATCCGCAGAAGGACCAGAGTCTCTTCGGTCATCTGTCAAGCCATTAGTTATCTGCACCGCACACCAAGAACACCAATCTTGA